atgttttatatgtctGTATCATATCTGATGACAACACAAAATATCAAGTCAAAGTAGGAGACAGTAGTTCTGCTGCTAATGggatctttgtcagttctgacatagaACAGATCTTATGGATGGGttacagaatcataaaataatcaatGACAACTTATGCACCCACATGGAACCACATGACTGGTTGGCTGCCAAAATTATATGATCCTTTGTGAGATTCATATAAATACTGTTTACTCATTAAGTTCTTGGTTGATATCTTAGTGGTATCTTCCACCTATGGGTTTCTAGGTAAGATCTTAGAGATgtaaaacttcatggataaacCTAATctttttactatttcatttttagtctAAAATAATTAAGATTAACATGttcaaatatttctaaagcacttagcAGACTGctataggtatatatacatatgtgtgtgtgtgtgtgtgtgtgtgtgtgtgtaaattattGTTGTTACCCAGTGCAGTGATGACATAGGTAAAAAATGATAGATACAAGATGTttccaaatccagcactcttAATTATACCCCAAACCTTAAAGATTACTTAGATCAAATCCTCACATTTAGATGAAATTGAGACACAGAGAAATTAACTTACTTATTTCTGTATTCAAACAATTAGACAGTAAAATAGATGAGAATGAACCCAAATCTTTTTTGATGATTGGTCTAATGTTCTGTTAAATTGTGTTATCGAAATGATGACATATTCTAAGGTGTTTTACAAGAATGTTATTTGATTTAAATTATTGAATTTCTGATCATTAAGAATGTCTTTTACTACTGATCAGTCTTTTTAAGGCATCTTTAATCTCCTTATTCCTCAGGCTGTAAATCATGGGGTTCAACATTGGGATCACCACAATATAGAAGATGGACACCACTTTGTTTTGATCTGTGGAATAACTGGATGTGGGCATCACATAAACGAATATAATGGTCCCATAGAAAAGAGTGACTGCAGTGAGATGGGATGTACAGGTGGAGAAGGCTTTGTGTCTTCCTTCTGTTGAATTCATATTGAGAATGGTGAAGAAGATATACAGATAGGAGATGGCAATGGTTACAAGAGCTATAGCAATTATTATTGCTGAGTAGATAGCAGGAAGTATTTCTGCTGCTAAGACATGATGACAGGAAAGCTTAACCAAAGGGGAAAAGTCACAGAAAAAGTGATTGATTACATTAGGACCACAGAagaataaattcaataaacagcCTGTGTAAGTTACCCCATTCAAACAGCCACCTATATAGGCAGTCACTATTAACAGAGAGCAGACCTGATCAGACATTTTCACAGAGTAAAGCAATGGGTTACAAATAGCCATGTAGCGATCATAAGCCATGAATGTAAGTAAGAAGGACTCTGTGGCCCCAAAGGTGACCAAGGAACATAATTGGGTAACGCAGCCAGGATAGGTGATGATGTTTTTCTCCACCATAAAATTCACCAACAAGTTAGGTGTAACTGATGTGGAATATCCAACATCAACAAAAGCCAAATGactgagaaaaaggtacattGGAGTTTGAAGTTGTGGACTCAAACTAATTAGAATAATTGTACAGAAGTTTCCCATTACAGTGAATAAATATATCCCCATAAATAGCACAAAGAGAATGATACAAAGAAGGGGATCATCTGTTAATCCCAGAATAAGGAAGTCGATCACTGCAGTGAGGTTTCCTGATGGCTTAAGCTCCATGTTTGATTCCTGCTATGACAAAAGGGAAGATTGAAAGTCAATAAGGGTTGGATCAATTGAATACTGTGACATTTCCATTCTTGATAGTGATGGCCCCAATAAAAGACTACCCagaatttaaatacatatatatatatatatatatatatatatatatatatatatacatatacacaatatattGTTCAATAATTTAAGCAATTCTTTTCGAGAGAACATTTAGAAAATCTTTGACAGATTAGAGTGCCCTTGGATGTTGGTGACTATGTGATTTGGGTGATCTAAATTGTCCATTAGTAAGCAGAGGTACCAATTTcacaaattaataaaactgacCAAGACCAGAGAAGTCAGAGAGTCAATAAGTTCAATAATGGTCCCTAACCCCAAATTAAATAACCTAAAATGAAAGTATCACTGGAGACTTGGAAACTCTCAAAATATCATTAGtgagtttatatttaataatatatttatttaacaatttttttatctactatttgtaaaatatacactAGTCAGTGTTGGAGATACAATGAATAGGAAGTTGATCCTTTTGTTTAGTTTATATAGATGATA
The Macrotis lagotis isolate mMagLag1 chromosome 3, bilby.v1.9.chrom.fasta, whole genome shotgun sequence genome window above contains:
- the LOC141516505 gene encoding olfactory receptor 5P80-like codes for the protein MELKPSGNLTAVIDFLILGLTDDPLLCIILFVLFMGIYLFTVMGNFCTIILISLSPQLQTPMYLFLSHLAFVDVGYSTSVTPNLLVNFMVEKNIITYPGCVTQLCSLVTFGATESFLLTFMAYDRYMAICNPLLYSVKMSDQVCSLLIVTAYIGGCLNGVTYTGCLLNLFFCGPNVINHFFCDFSPLVKLSCHHVLAAEILPAIYSAIIIAIALVTIAISYLYIFFTILNMNSTEGRHKAFSTCTSHLTAVTLFYGTIIFVYVMPTSSYSTDQNKVVSIFYIVVIPMLNPMIYSLRNKEIKDALKRLISSKRHS